The Temnothorax longispinosus isolate EJ_2023e chromosome 7, Tlon_JGU_v1, whole genome shotgun sequence genome contains a region encoding:
- the Dd gene encoding CTD nuclear envelope phosphatase 1 homolog isoform X3: MLKQLQMGMRAFLLMASRVWTCICFLLKKQVRAISQMQPVKYEIFPLSPLSRHRLSIVKRKVLVLDLDETLIHSHHDGVARPTVRPGTPPDFVLKVTIDRHPVRFFVHKRPHVDFFLDIVSQWYELVVFTASMEIYGAAVADKLDNNRGILRRRYYRQHCTPEMGSYTKDLSAICSDLSSVFILDNSPGAYRAYPQMNELNDIVFNGIWANVNYRSYF; the protein is encoded by the exons ATGCTGAAGCAATTGCAGATGGGGATGAGAGCTTTCCTCTTAATGGCCTCCCGTGTGTGGACCTGCATCTGCTTTCTACTCAAGAAGCAGGTTAGAGCC ATCTCACAGATGCAACCAGTCAAATATGAGATCTTCCCACTTTCACCTTTATCTAGACACAGACTTA GTATAGTTAAGAGAAAAGTATTAGTACTGGATTTAGATGAAACGTTAATTCATTCTCATCACGACGGAGTAGCAAGGCCAACTGTTAGGCCTGGTACACCTCCAGATTTTGTTCTTAAAGTGACGATAGACAGACATCCTGTTAGATTTTTCGTCCATAAAAGACCACACGTAGACTTCTTCTTGGATATTGTTAGTCAGTg GTACGAGCTAGTAGTCTTTACTGCATCCATGGAAATATATGGGGCAGCAGTTGCGGATAAATTAGATAACAACAGAGGTATTTTAAGGCGCAGATATTATAGACAACATTGTACGCCAGAAATGGGTTCCTATACTAAGGATTTATCAGCAATTTGTTCAGATCTCTCTTCAGTCTTTATTCTTGACAACAGCCCAGGAGCTTACAGAGCCTATCCac AAATGAACGAACTTAATGATATCGTATTTAATGGTATCTGGGCAAACGTGAATTACagatcttatttttaa
- the Step gene encoding cytohesin-1 isoform X5 — protein sequence MTRNLYTFRDGWRRFGIRWSCSSGCLALGVRSRRQQQLKDELGEVVAEMEAMEGGGLTADETKPSNKAKQMSIGRKKFNMDPKKGIEYLIEHNLLTPTPEDVAQFLYKGEGLNKTAIGDYLGERHDFNERVLRAFVELHDFTDLILVQALRQFLWSFRLPGEAQKIDRMMECFAQRYCQLNPNIFTNTDTCYVLSFAIIMLNTSLHNPSVKDKPSVDQFISMNRGINNGGDLPRELLVSLYESIKTEPFKIPEDDGNDLMHTFFNPDKEGWLWKQAGGRYKSWKRRWFILNDNCLYYFEYTTDKEPRGIIPLENIQVREIQDRHKPHCFELYAAGSEFIKACKTDSEGKVVEGKHTVYRMSAATDEEKDEWIKCVRQSISHNPFYDMLAARKKKAQKTNVHSKS from the exons CAACTGAAAGATGAATTGGGCGAGGTTGTGGCAGAAATGGAGGCGATGGAGGGCGGCGGACTTACGGCCGACGAGACTAAACCGTCCAACAAGGCTAAGCAGATGTCGATCGGCCGCAAAAAGTTCAATATGGATCCTAAGAAGGGCATCGAGTACCTGATAGAGCACAATCTGCTGACGCCGACGCCGGAGGACGTTGCTCAGTTTCTATACAAGGGCGAGGGCCTCAACAAAACTGCGATCGGCGACTATCTCGGTGAACGGCACGACTTCAATGAACGCGTGCTGCGAGCCTTCGTCGAGTTGCACGACTTCACCGATCTCATACTGGTACAAGCCCTACGTCAGTTTCTCTGGTCGTTCCGACTGCCCGGCGAAGCGCAGAAGATCGATCGCATGATGGAGTGCTTCGCTCAAAGGTACTGCCAGCTAAATCCGAATATCTTCACCAATACGGACACTTGCTACGTGCTGAGTTTTGCCATCATCATGTTGAACACTTCGTTGCATAATCCGAGCGTTAAGGATAAACCCAGCGTAGATCAATTTATTTCGATGAATCGAGGGATTAACAATGGTGGAGATCTGCCTCGGGAACTGCTTGTG AGTCTGTATGAGAGTATAAAAACCGAGCCTTTCAAAATACCAGAAGACGATGGCAACGACTTGATGCACACCTTCTTCAATCCCGATAAAGAAGGCTGGCTGTGGAAGCAAG CAGGCGGACGTTACAAGAGTTGGAAGAGGCGATGGTTCATATTGAACGACAATTGTTTGTACTATTTCGAGTATACAACGGATAAGGAACCACGCGGTATCATTCCGCTAGAGAATATTCAGGTCCGAGAGATTCAAGACCGGCATAAACCGCACTGTTTCGAATTGTATGCTGCTGGTTCCGAATTTATAAAGGCATGCAAGACTGATAGCGAAGGAAAAGTCGTCGAAG GGAAACATACGGTATACCGAATGTCCGCCGCTACCgacgaagaaaaagatgaatGGATCAAATGTGTGCG ACAAAGTATATCGCATAATCCTTTCTATGATATGCTAGCGGCACGAAAGAAAAAAGCACAAAAAACAAATGTACACTCAAAGAGTTAA
- the Dd gene encoding CTD nuclear envelope phosphatase 1 isoform X5 produces the protein MRSSHFHLYLDTDLNVPGIVKRKVLVLDLDETLIHSHHDGVARPTVRPGTPPDFVLKVTIDRHPVRFFVHKRPHVDFFLDIVSQWYELVVFTASMEIYGAAVADKLDNNRGILRRRYYRQHCTPEMGSYTKDLSAICSDLSSVFILDNSPGAYRAYPHNAIPIKSWFSDAGDTALLSLLPVLDALRFTQDVRSVLSRNLHLHHTW, from the exons ATGAGATCTTCCCACTTTCACCTTTATCTAGACACAGACTTA AATGTTCCAGGTATAGTTAAGAGAAAAGTATTAGTACTGGATTTAGATGAAACGTTAATTCATTCTCATCACGACGGAGTAGCAAGGCCAACTGTTAGGCCTGGTACACCTCCAGATTTTGTTCTTAAAGTGACGATAGACAGACATCCTGTTAGATTTTTCGTCCATAAAAGACCACACGTAGACTTCTTCTTGGATATTGTTAGTCAGTg GTACGAGCTAGTAGTCTTTACTGCATCCATGGAAATATATGGGGCAGCAGTTGCGGATAAATTAGATAACAACAGAGGTATTTTAAGGCGCAGATATTATAGACAACATTGTACGCCAGAAATGGGTTCCTATACTAAGGATTTATCAGCAATTTGTTCAGATCTCTCTTCAGTCTTTATTCTTGACAACAGCCCAGGAGCTTACAGAGCCTATCCac ACAACGCGATACCCATAAAGTCATGGTTCAGCGATGCGGGAGACACCGCTTTATTAAGCTTACTTCCAGTCTTGGACGCTCTTCGTTTCACGCAGGATGTACGATCCGTTCTTTCAAGGAATTTACACTTACATCATACTTGGTAG
- the Dd gene encoding CTD nuclear envelope phosphatase 1 homolog isoform X1 yields the protein MLKQLQMGMRAFLLMASRVWTCICFLLKKQVRAISQMQPVKYEIFPLSPLSRHRLSIVKRKVLVLDLDETLIHSHHDGVARPTVRPGTPPDFVLKVTIDRHPVRFFVHKRPHVDFFLDIVSQWYELVVFTASMEIYGAAVADKLDNNRGILRRRYYRQHCTPEMGSYTKDLSAICSDLSSVFILDNSPGAYRAYPHNAIPIKSWFSDAGDTALLSLLPVLDALRFTQDVRSVLSRNLHLHHTW from the exons ATGCTGAAGCAATTGCAGATGGGGATGAGAGCTTTCCTCTTAATGGCCTCCCGTGTGTGGACCTGCATCTGCTTTCTACTCAAGAAGCAGGTTAGAGCC ATCTCACAGATGCAACCAGTCAAATATGAGATCTTCCCACTTTCACCTTTATCTAGACACAGACTTA GTATAGTTAAGAGAAAAGTATTAGTACTGGATTTAGATGAAACGTTAATTCATTCTCATCACGACGGAGTAGCAAGGCCAACTGTTAGGCCTGGTACACCTCCAGATTTTGTTCTTAAAGTGACGATAGACAGACATCCTGTTAGATTTTTCGTCCATAAAAGACCACACGTAGACTTCTTCTTGGATATTGTTAGTCAGTg GTACGAGCTAGTAGTCTTTACTGCATCCATGGAAATATATGGGGCAGCAGTTGCGGATAAATTAGATAACAACAGAGGTATTTTAAGGCGCAGATATTATAGACAACATTGTACGCCAGAAATGGGTTCCTATACTAAGGATTTATCAGCAATTTGTTCAGATCTCTCTTCAGTCTTTATTCTTGACAACAGCCCAGGAGCTTACAGAGCCTATCCac ACAACGCGATACCCATAAAGTCATGGTTCAGCGATGCGGGAGACACCGCTTTATTAAGCTTACTTCCAGTCTTGGACGCTCTTCGTTTCACGCAGGATGTACGATCCGTTCTTTCAAGGAATTTACACTTACATCATACTTGGTAG
- the Dd gene encoding CTD nuclear envelope phosphatase 1 homolog isoform X4 → MQVRGISQMQPVKYEIFPLSPLSRHRLSIVKRKVLVLDLDETLIHSHHDGVARPTVRPGTPPDFVLKVTIDRHPVRFFVHKRPHVDFFLDIVSQWYELVVFTASMEIYGAAVADKLDNNRGILRRRYYRQHCTPEMGSYTKDLSAICSDLSSVFILDNSPGAYRAYPHNAIPIKSWFSDAGDTALLSLLPVLDALRFTQDVRSVLSRNLHLHHTW, encoded by the exons ATGCAAGTTAGAGGT ATCTCACAGATGCAACCAGTCAAATATGAGATCTTCCCACTTTCACCTTTATCTAGACACAGACTTA GTATAGTTAAGAGAAAAGTATTAGTACTGGATTTAGATGAAACGTTAATTCATTCTCATCACGACGGAGTAGCAAGGCCAACTGTTAGGCCTGGTACACCTCCAGATTTTGTTCTTAAAGTGACGATAGACAGACATCCTGTTAGATTTTTCGTCCATAAAAGACCACACGTAGACTTCTTCTTGGATATTGTTAGTCAGTg GTACGAGCTAGTAGTCTTTACTGCATCCATGGAAATATATGGGGCAGCAGTTGCGGATAAATTAGATAACAACAGAGGTATTTTAAGGCGCAGATATTATAGACAACATTGTACGCCAGAAATGGGTTCCTATACTAAGGATTTATCAGCAATTTGTTCAGATCTCTCTTCAGTCTTTATTCTTGACAACAGCCCAGGAGCTTACAGAGCCTATCCac ACAACGCGATACCCATAAAGTCATGGTTCAGCGATGCGGGAGACACCGCTTTATTAAGCTTACTTCCAGTCTTGGACGCTCTTCGTTTCACGCAGGATGTACGATCCGTTCTTTCAAGGAATTTACACTTACATCATACTTGGTAG
- the Dd gene encoding CTD nuclear envelope phosphatase 1 homolog isoform X2, which yields MLKQLQMGMRAFLLMASRVWTCICFLLKKQISQMQPVKYEIFPLSPLSRHRLSIVKRKVLVLDLDETLIHSHHDGVARPTVRPGTPPDFVLKVTIDRHPVRFFVHKRPHVDFFLDIVSQWYELVVFTASMEIYGAAVADKLDNNRGILRRRYYRQHCTPEMGSYTKDLSAICSDLSSVFILDNSPGAYRAYPHNAIPIKSWFSDAGDTALLSLLPVLDALRFTQDVRSVLSRNLHLHHTW from the exons ATGCTGAAGCAATTGCAGATGGGGATGAGAGCTTTCCTCTTAATGGCCTCCCGTGTGTGGACCTGCATCTGCTTTCTACTCAAGAAGCAG ATCTCACAGATGCAACCAGTCAAATATGAGATCTTCCCACTTTCACCTTTATCTAGACACAGACTTA GTATAGTTAAGAGAAAAGTATTAGTACTGGATTTAGATGAAACGTTAATTCATTCTCATCACGACGGAGTAGCAAGGCCAACTGTTAGGCCTGGTACACCTCCAGATTTTGTTCTTAAAGTGACGATAGACAGACATCCTGTTAGATTTTTCGTCCATAAAAGACCACACGTAGACTTCTTCTTGGATATTGTTAGTCAGTg GTACGAGCTAGTAGTCTTTACTGCATCCATGGAAATATATGGGGCAGCAGTTGCGGATAAATTAGATAACAACAGAGGTATTTTAAGGCGCAGATATTATAGACAACATTGTACGCCAGAAATGGGTTCCTATACTAAGGATTTATCAGCAATTTGTTCAGATCTCTCTTCAGTCTTTATTCTTGACAACAGCCCAGGAGCTTACAGAGCCTATCCac ACAACGCGATACCCATAAAGTCATGGTTCAGCGATGCGGGAGACACCGCTTTATTAAGCTTACTTCCAGTCTTGGACGCTCTTCGTTTCACGCAGGATGTACGATCCGTTCTTTCAAGGAATTTACACTTACATCATACTTGGTAG
- the Step gene encoding cytohesin-1 isoform X6 — MVYQLKDELGEVVAEMEAMEGGGLTADETKPSNKAKQMSIGRKKFNMDPKKGIEYLIEHNLLTPTPEDVAQFLYKGEGLNKTAIGDYLGERHDFNERVLRAFVELHDFTDLILVQALRQFLWSFRLPGEAQKIDRMMECFAQRYCQLNPNIFTNTDTCYVLSFAIIMLNTSLHNPSVKDKPSVDQFISMNRGINNGGDLPRELLVSLYESIKTEPFKIPEDDGNDLMHTFFNPDKEGWLWKQAGGRYKSWKRRWFILNDNCLYYFEYTTDKEPRGIIPLENIQVREIQDRHKPHCFELYAAGSEFIKACKTDSEGKVVEGKHTVYRMSAATDEEKDEWIKCVRQSISHNPFYDMLAARKKKAQKTNVHSKS; from the exons ATGGTCTAC CAACTGAAAGATGAATTGGGCGAGGTTGTGGCAGAAATGGAGGCGATGGAGGGCGGCGGACTTACGGCCGACGAGACTAAACCGTCCAACAAGGCTAAGCAGATGTCGATCGGCCGCAAAAAGTTCAATATGGATCCTAAGAAGGGCATCGAGTACCTGATAGAGCACAATCTGCTGACGCCGACGCCGGAGGACGTTGCTCAGTTTCTATACAAGGGCGAGGGCCTCAACAAAACTGCGATCGGCGACTATCTCGGTGAACGGCACGACTTCAATGAACGCGTGCTGCGAGCCTTCGTCGAGTTGCACGACTTCACCGATCTCATACTGGTACAAGCCCTACGTCAGTTTCTCTGGTCGTTCCGACTGCCCGGCGAAGCGCAGAAGATCGATCGCATGATGGAGTGCTTCGCTCAAAGGTACTGCCAGCTAAATCCGAATATCTTCACCAATACGGACACTTGCTACGTGCTGAGTTTTGCCATCATCATGTTGAACACTTCGTTGCATAATCCGAGCGTTAAGGATAAACCCAGCGTAGATCAATTTATTTCGATGAATCGAGGGATTAACAATGGTGGAGATCTGCCTCGGGAACTGCTTGTG AGTCTGTATGAGAGTATAAAAACCGAGCCTTTCAAAATACCAGAAGACGATGGCAACGACTTGATGCACACCTTCTTCAATCCCGATAAAGAAGGCTGGCTGTGGAAGCAAG CAGGCGGACGTTACAAGAGTTGGAAGAGGCGATGGTTCATATTGAACGACAATTGTTTGTACTATTTCGAGTATACAACGGATAAGGAACCACGCGGTATCATTCCGCTAGAGAATATTCAGGTCCGAGAGATTCAAGACCGGCATAAACCGCACTGTTTCGAATTGTATGCTGCTGGTTCCGAATTTATAAAGGCATGCAAGACTGATAGCGAAGGAAAAGTCGTCGAAG GGAAACATACGGTATACCGAATGTCCGCCGCTACCgacgaagaaaaagatgaatGGATCAAATGTGTGCG ACAAAGTATATCGCATAATCCTTTCTATGATATGCTAGCGGCACGAAAGAAAAAAGCACAAAAAACAAATGTACACTCAAAGAGTTAA
- the Step gene encoding cytohesin-1 isoform X7 — MEAMEGGGLTADETKPSNKAKQMSIGRKKFNMDPKKGIEYLIEHNLLTPTPEDVAQFLYKGEGLNKTAIGDYLGERHDFNERVLRAFVELHDFTDLILVQALRQFLWSFRLPGEAQKIDRMMECFAQRYCQLNPNIFTNTDTCYVLSFAIIMLNTSLHNPSVKDKPSVDQFISMNRGINNGGDLPRELLVSLYESIKTEPFKIPEDDGNDLMHTFFNPDKEGWLWKQAGGRYKSWKRRWFILNDNCLYYFEYTTDKEPRGIIPLENIQVREIQDRHKPHCFELYAAGSEFIKACKTDSEGKVVEGKHTVYRMSAATDEEKDEWIKCVRQSISHNPFYDMLAARKKKAQKTNVHSKS; from the exons ATGGAGGCGATGGAGGGCGGCGGACTTACGGCCGACGAGACTAAACCGTCCAACAAGGCTAAGCAGATGTCGATCGGCCGCAAAAAGTTCAATATGGATCCTAAGAAGGGCATCGAGTACCTGATAGAGCACAATCTGCTGACGCCGACGCCGGAGGACGTTGCTCAGTTTCTATACAAGGGCGAGGGCCTCAACAAAACTGCGATCGGCGACTATCTCGGTGAACGGCACGACTTCAATGAACGCGTGCTGCGAGCCTTCGTCGAGTTGCACGACTTCACCGATCTCATACTGGTACAAGCCCTACGTCAGTTTCTCTGGTCGTTCCGACTGCCCGGCGAAGCGCAGAAGATCGATCGCATGATGGAGTGCTTCGCTCAAAGGTACTGCCAGCTAAATCCGAATATCTTCACCAATACGGACACTTGCTACGTGCTGAGTTTTGCCATCATCATGTTGAACACTTCGTTGCATAATCCGAGCGTTAAGGATAAACCCAGCGTAGATCAATTTATTTCGATGAATCGAGGGATTAACAATGGTGGAGATCTGCCTCGGGAACTGCTTGTG AGTCTGTATGAGAGTATAAAAACCGAGCCTTTCAAAATACCAGAAGACGATGGCAACGACTTGATGCACACCTTCTTCAATCCCGATAAAGAAGGCTGGCTGTGGAAGCAAG CAGGCGGACGTTACAAGAGTTGGAAGAGGCGATGGTTCATATTGAACGACAATTGTTTGTACTATTTCGAGTATACAACGGATAAGGAACCACGCGGTATCATTCCGCTAGAGAATATTCAGGTCCGAGAGATTCAAGACCGGCATAAACCGCACTGTTTCGAATTGTATGCTGCTGGTTCCGAATTTATAAAGGCATGCAAGACTGATAGCGAAGGAAAAGTCGTCGAAG GGAAACATACGGTATACCGAATGTCCGCCGCTACCgacgaagaaaaagatgaatGGATCAAATGTGTGCG ACAAAGTATATCGCATAATCCTTTCTATGATATGCTAGCGGCACGAAAGAAAAAAGCACAAAAAACAAATGTACACTCAAAGAGTTAA